A stretch of the Chloroflexota bacterium genome encodes the following:
- a CDS encoding DUF951 domain-containing protein: MDMKIGDTVRLKKRHPCGSYDWQVVRLGADIGIKCLQCQHRVLLPRAVFERRVKAVISREESALEKTATDRIRELEEKLSDLLARWPAHSVPLHMWQQREDLEEELARLRKEMERKDKA, translated from the coding sequence ATGGATATGAAAATCGGCGATACTGTCCGTTTGAAGAAAAGACATCCCTGCGGCAGCTATGATTGGCAGGTGGTACGTCTTGGAGCTGATATCGGCATCAAATGTTTACAATGCCAGCACCGCGTGCTCCTGCCCAGAGCTGTTTTCGAGCGCAGGGTAAAGGCCGTTATCTCAAGAGAAGAATCTGCACTTGAAAAAACGGCAACTGACCGTATCAGGGAGCTTGAAGAGAAATTATCCGATTTGCTGGCACGCTGGCCGGCCCACTCGGTGCCGCTGCATATGTGGCAGCAGCGCGAGGACCTTGAAGAGGAACTGGCAAGACTAAGAAAGGAGATGGAGAGAAAAGACAAAGCGTAA
- a CDS encoding putative sulfate/molybdate transporter, whose translation MRIKDFEFNLRELAGSMGDFGTLFPLAIGYFAVNGLNPAGLLVMMGLANIITGVVYRLPMPIEPMKVLAATAISQRWSPSLVYATGFGTGVIWLILSFTGLVKKMAAITPRSVVRGIQVALGIMLAIEGFKMVSTGWILGVISILIVILLRNSRYAPAALVLMVLGIAVMGFQHGLTGVVNLGFTLPKVTLFQPIEIWQGLVLAGFAQIALTATNAIIATSALITEYFPSKAVSEKKLALDHGFMNIISPFFGGMPMCHGAGGLAGQYYFGARTGGTNIIEGIIEISLGLFLAGSIVALFALFPTSIIGAMLLLVGIQLTGFARNIKSRELPIMALVTILSLLTNMAIGFSVALVVFHAIRRWGKDKKYLSWMVDV comes from the coding sequence ATGCGCATCAAAGATTTTGAGTTCAATCTGCGTGAGCTGGCAGGCTCAATGGGTGATTTCGGCACCCTTTTCCCCCTTGCTATCGGCTATTTCGCCGTTAACGGTCTGAACCCGGCCGGCCTCCTGGTGATGATGGGACTGGCAAACATAATAACAGGTGTCGTTTACCGGCTGCCCATGCCCATAGAGCCGATGAAAGTGCTGGCTGCCACGGCTATCTCGCAGAGATGGTCTCCCTCTCTGGTCTATGCGACAGGCTTCGGCACCGGTGTCATCTGGCTGATACTCTCTTTTACCGGGCTGGTTAAAAAGATGGCCGCCATTACACCCAGGAGTGTAGTGAGGGGTATTCAAGTTGCTCTCGGGATAATGCTGGCCATTGAGGGATTTAAAATGGTCTCTACGGGCTGGATTCTAGGGGTCATTTCCATTCTCATTGTAATTCTGCTCCGCAACAGCCGGTATGCCCCGGCGGCTTTGGTTTTGATGGTTCTTGGAATTGCGGTGATGGGTTTTCAGCATGGACTTACTGGAGTAGTAAACTTAGGTTTTACTTTACCCAAAGTCACCCTTTTTCAACCAATCGAGATATGGCAGGGGCTGGTACTGGCAGGTTTTGCCCAGATAGCGCTGACGGCCACCAATGCAATCATCGCTACCAGCGCTCTCATTACAGAGTACTTCCCAAGTAAGGCGGTGTCTGAGAAGAAACTGGCGCTAGACCATGGCTTCATGAACATTATTTCGCCCTTTTTCGGCGGCATGCCCATGTGCCATGGTGCTGGAGGCCTGGCGGGGCAGTACTACTTTGGGGCCAGAACCGGCGGCACAAATATCATCGAAGGCATTATCGAAATAAGTCTGGGGCTTTTCCTAGCAGGTTCTATCGTTGCCCTTTTCGCCCTGTTTCCCACGAGTATTATCGGAGCTATGCTGCTTTTGGTGGGAATCCAGCTGACCGGGTTTGCCAGGAACATTAAATCAAGAGAGCTTCCCATAATGGCGCTGGTCACCATACTGAGCTTACTGACCAATATGGCCATTGGCTTCAGCGTGGCGCTGGTAGTATTCCATGCTATAAGGCGATGGGGAAAGGATAAAAAATATCTCAGCTGGATGGTGGATGTCTAG
- the dinB gene encoding DNA polymerase IV produces the protein MARRIMHIDLDAFFVSVEQVLNPELKGKPVVVGGQPDRRGVVAAASYEARAYGVHSAMPLLTASRLCPQAVFIEGNYKRYRQASEKFMAILADFSPYLEPLGIDEAYLDVTGFESLHGSIRNMAEKLRQRMKDELDLCASIGIASSKVVAKVASDLSKPDGLLEVPAGEERAFLAPLPVAKLPGIGKKSERVLKGLGVSTIGQLANLSLGELESHFGAWGKLLYNHANGIGDDRVESPAAAKSTSRETTFTRDTRNSSFLKATLRYLSERVGSDLRQKGKLARCVTLKLRYADFTTITRQQTLSQAADADQTIFETGLKLLKNEFPRERQAVRLIGIGVSHLVEVGKQPDMLDSTGQRLEQLNAAIDRIRKKYGFTAIQTGRTLQLRDIFPESNDGYSLHTPSLSR, from the coding sequence ATGGCACGCCGCATAATGCACATTGACCTGGACGCTTTCTTCGTCTCCGTGGAGCAGGTGCTCAATCCGGAACTGAAGGGCAAACCGGTGGTCGTTGGTGGCCAGCCCGATAGAAGGGGCGTTGTGGCCGCCGCCTCCTACGAGGCCCGCGCCTACGGCGTGCATTCCGCCATGCCGTTGCTTACCGCCAGCCGCCTCTGCCCGCAGGCCGTATTCATCGAGGGTAATTACAAACGCTACCGCCAGGCCTCGGAGAAGTTCATGGCAATCCTGGCCGACTTCTCCCCCTACCTTGAGCCCCTGGGCATCGACGAAGCCTACCTTGATGTTACCGGCTTCGAATCGCTCCACGGCTCCATACGAAATATGGCGGAAAAGCTAAGGCAGCGCATGAAGGATGAACTGGACCTCTGCGCCTCAATTGGCATCGCCAGCAGCAAGGTGGTGGCCAAGGTTGCCTCGGACCTGTCCAAGCCGGATGGATTACTGGAGGTACCGGCAGGAGAGGAGCGCGCTTTTCTGGCACCCTTACCGGTAGCCAAATTGCCCGGAATCGGTAAAAAGAGCGAGCGAGTATTGAAAGGCCTGGGCGTGAGCACCATCGGGCAACTGGCTAACCTGTCTTTGGGTGAACTCGAAAGCCACTTTGGCGCCTGGGGTAAGCTGCTCTATAACCACGCTAACGGCATCGGCGATGACAGAGTGGAGTCCCCTGCCGCCGCCAAGTCCACCAGCCGTGAGACCACTTTTACCAGAGATACCAGAAATTCCTCGTTCCTGAAGGCAACGCTGCGTTATCTCAGCGAACGGGTGGGCAGTGATTTACGCCAGAAAGGTAAATTAGCCCGATGTGTTACCCTGAAACTAAGGTATGCTGATTTCACCACCATCACCCGCCAGCAGACCCTTTCCCAGGCCGCCGACGCTGACCAGACCATCTTTGAAACCGGTTTGAAACTGCTGAAAAACGAGTTCCCGAGGGAGAGGCAGGCGGTCCGACTTATCGGCATCGGGGTGTCACATCTGGTAGAGGTGGGAAAGCAGCCGGATATGCTGGACTCGACCGGTCAAAGGCTGGAACAGCTAAATGCAGCCATCGACCGCATACGCAAAAAGTACGGCTTTACCGCCATACAGACGGGCAGGACACTTCAGCTGAGGGATATCTTCCCGGAAAGCAACGATGGCTACAGCCTGCACACGCCCAGTTTATCAAGGTAA